Genomic DNA from Niallia circulans:
AGTTGATGCATCCGATTAAAATCGCAATTGGTACTGATATTAAAATGCTTTGTTCATTAACAAAACCTGTTTGAATATAGAAGGAAATCAAAATGAAGATTGTTCCCATGCAAATCCCTGAAAATAACTCACCAAATGGCGTATATGCGATAGGAAGCGGCCCGCCTGTATAAAGATAGCCAATAGCCATTCCTAACACCCCAACAAGGGCAATCCACCAGCTCGTGCTCATGCAGATATATACACCAAGCAATAGGGAAGCAGTATATAAGGCAATCGCCAAATTCATTACTGTTTTTGGTTTCATACCATGCCTTACAATAGCTCCACCAATTCCAACTGAATCAGCTGTATCCAATCCCCTTATGAAATCATAGTATTCATTGAACAAATTTGTGGCTATTTGAATGAACAAACAAGCAAATAACATGGCTAAAAACAAGCCAGTATGAATCTGTTCATATTGTAATGCTAAAACTGTCCCAATAAAAACGGGAACAAAAGAAGCAGTTAACGTGTGTGGTCTCGTCAGCTGCCACAATACTTTATGTGTGGGCTGATCGTGCTTTGCAACATTTTCCATGAAAAAAATCCTTTCTTTAAAACCATTTCTAAAAGTACAATATGTGAAAGTCCACCTTATATAATAACTTAAATTTCCTATCAGCAACAAGAGCGTATTCATAAAATCGCCATATTTTTTTAGTTATAAAAATCTAAAATGGTTTGTTTTCTTTGATGATACTTAAAAATATATGGTGTTTATGATTTATTTCTTTATTATTACCATATAAAGGGTGTATAATGAATCTATAAAGATTATTCGACAAATGTTCATCGAGGGAAGTAAAATGGCGAATGAGGTCGAAAATGAGAGAATACATGAGAAAAAACGAGTTTTTCTATATTTTTTTATAAAATCAAAGGAATTTTAGTTACTTTGTCGAAATTGTCATTTAGAATAAATAAATAGAGAGATATGGATATTGAGGAGGAAACTATCATTGAAGAAAATACAAGTATGTGTCGTCGATGACAATAGAGAGCTTGTTGGATTGCTTGAGGAGTACATAAGTTCTCAAGAGGATATGGAAGTTGTCGGTATTGCTCATAACGGACAAGAATGTTTGGAATTATTGGAAGACATTCAGCCTGATGTAATGCTTTTGGATATCATTATGCCTCATTTGGACGGTCTGGCAGTTTTAGAAAGAATGAAGCAGCTGAATATTCCTTCGATACCAAACGTTATTATGCTTACAGCCTTCGGACAAGAGGATGTTACGAAAAAAGCCGTTGATCTTGGCGCATCCTATTTTATTCTTAAACCATTCGATATGGACTATCTAGCAAGCCATATCCGCCAAGTAAGCGGCAAGTCAAACAGTTTTGTTCGCAAAAGCTCAACATCCACTTCCTACAGATCACAGCAAGAGCAAAAACCAAGAAATCTTGATGCAAGCATCACAAGCATTATCCATGAAATTGGCGTACCAGCACATATTAAAGGATACCTTTATTTAAGGGAAGCAATCTCCATGGTTTACAACGATATCGAATTGTTAGGATCCATCACAAAAGTACTTTACCCTGACATCGCTAAAAAATACAATACGACAGCAAGCCGTGTAGAGCGGGCAATTCGCCATGCTATTGAAGTTGCTTGGAGCAGAGGTAACATCGACTCCATCTCCACATTGTTCG
This window encodes:
- a CDS encoding 1,4-dihydroxy-2-naphthoate polyprenyltransferase translates to MENVAKHDQPTHKVLWQLTRPHTLTASFVPVFIGTVLALQYEQIHTGLFLAMLFACLFIQIATNLFNEYYDFIRGLDTADSVGIGGAIVRHGMKPKTVMNLAIALYTASLLLGVYICMSTSWWIALVGVLGMAIGYLYTGGPLPIAYTPFGELFSGICMGTIFILISFYIQTGFVNEQSILISVPIAILIGCINLSNNIRDIEEDTLGGRKTIAILMGFEKAVQLLAALFIISYVWILGLVIFGISSPWLLIVFLSIKKPIQAIKGFKGSRSETPIAMKSTAQTNTFFGLFLGIGILLDFIFSKL
- the spo0A gene encoding sporulation transcription factor Spo0A, with product MKKIQVCVVDDNRELVGLLEEYISSQEDMEVVGIAHNGQECLELLEDIQPDVMLLDIIMPHLDGLAVLERMKQLNIPSIPNVIMLTAFGQEDVTKKAVDLGASYFILKPFDMDYLASHIRQVSGKSNSFVRKSSTSTSYRSQQEQKPRNLDASITSIIHEIGVPAHIKGYLYLREAISMVYNDIELLGSITKVLYPDIAKKYNTTASRVERAIRHAIEVAWSRGNIDSISTLFGYTVSMSKAKPTNSEFIAIVADKLRLEHKAS